In the Enterococcus saigonensis genome, one interval contains:
- a CDS encoding class I SAM-dependent methyltransferase: MDYIKGNKLAWEEAFEQRQENWGEDNFKRLLKEELPFFDRNVAYELKKMDFKNKRIAQFCCNNGRELLALLQLGAKSGVGFDIAENILAQGRTTALKANITNCEFVALNILDIPSDYHNQFDFIFFTIGAITWFEDLAALFAKVAACLKKDGILLIHDYHPFMNMLPLPGEEEFDQDKLNQVSYSYFRTTPWIENDGMCYMSNTYHSKTFTSFSHTMAEIITSLATNGFHVLALNEYDYDVGLTEVYDKQGLPLSFLLTAKKQ; encoded by the coding sequence ATGGATTATATTAAAGGCAATAAGTTAGCTTGGGAAGAGGCTTTTGAACAGCGACAGGAAAATTGGGGGGAAGATAATTTCAAACGTCTGTTGAAAGAAGAGCTACCTTTCTTTGATAGAAATGTCGCCTATGAACTGAAAAAAATGGATTTTAAAAACAAACGCATTGCGCAGTTTTGTTGCAATAATGGGCGGGAATTGTTGGCATTGTTACAACTTGGTGCTAAAAGTGGCGTGGGTTTTGATATTGCTGAAAATATTTTAGCACAAGGAAGAACCACGGCTTTAAAGGCTAATATCACCAATTGTGAATTTGTCGCGCTTAATATTTTAGATATTCCGAGTGACTATCACAATCAATTTGATTTTATCTTTTTTACAATTGGGGCGATTACTTGGTTTGAAGATTTAGCCGCCCTTTTTGCAAAAGTAGCCGCTTGTTTGAAAAAAGATGGTATCTTACTCATTCACGATTATCATCCTTTTATGAATATGTTGCCTTTACCTGGAGAAGAAGAATTTGATCAGGACAAACTAAATCAGGTAAGCTATTCGTATTTTAGAACCACTCCTTGGATTGAAAATGATGGTATGTGCTATATGTCAAACACATATCATTCCAAAACATTCACCAGTTTTTCCCACACGATGGCAGAAATCATTACGAGTTTAGCTACAAATGGTTTTCACGTATTAGCGTTAAATGAATATGATTATGATGTTGGTTTAACTGAGGTCTATGATAAGCAAGGCCTACCATTATCATTTCTTCTGACAGCTAAAAAGCAATAG
- a CDS encoding VanZ family protein: MDNYTIFDFFYELLFVNPAALLGAILITVLICGVKLAWSRKIAILIPSLLLFYYLAISLDAIFGIATIGEFRRLICLGEGFIHPKMEWLPLADGFSAGFIANIFVFIPIGFLIPFMSRNFEKIGKTVLLGGGLSLAIEISQIFTLYRATDINDLLTNTIGTLLGWCCFKLATKLFRRQSTNSLEPQTRYLPVFVVVIAFLNVFFLF, translated from the coding sequence ATGGACAACTATACAATTTTTGATTTTTTTTATGAGCTACTTTTTGTTAACCCCGCTGCTTTACTAGGGGCGATTTTAATTACGGTTTTAATTTGCGGTGTAAAATTAGCTTGGTCTCGCAAAATTGCCATTTTAATTCCGTCATTATTGCTGTTTTATTATTTAGCAATTAGTTTGGACGCCATTTTTGGTATTGCCACCATTGGTGAATTTCGCCGGCTAATCTGTCTAGGAGAAGGATTCATTCATCCTAAAATGGAGTGGCTACCACTAGCGGATGGTTTTTCTGCTGGTTTTATTGCGAATATCTTTGTTTTTATCCCAATCGGTTTTTTAATTCCATTTATGAGCCGCAATTTTGAAAAAATAGGGAAAACAGTACTGTTAGGGGGCGGCCTTTCTTTAGCAATTGAAATCAGCCAAATTTTCACCTTATATCGCGCCACCGATATTAATGATTTACTGACCAATACCATTGGAACGCTGCTGGGATGGTGCTGTTTTAAACTGGCAACGAAGCTTTTCCGGCGCCAAAGTACAAATTCGCTAGAACCCCAAACACGCTACTTGCCGGTTTTTGTAGTAGTAATAGCTTTTCTCAATGTTTTTTTCTTATTTTAA
- a CDS encoding helix-turn-helix domain-containing protein, translated as MTAVGANIKYYRTLHHYTQNDLANELHISRQTISKWERGISQPTIEYLIGLSEFFQITVDELIKVTHKAIKEEETIMKKAIFLVSNYTPSNNSEWGKEAKDYGTRDFIANLSKIHHMYEWRAAKPAELPEILNKENIGMIAIAPTVTPRLKEIEAQYPGKIQVISPAEYAKITTNFILER; from the coding sequence TTGACGGCTGTTGGAGCAAATATTAAATACTATCGCACATTGCATCATTACACGCAAAATGATTTGGCTAATGAACTTCACATCAGTCGCCAGACAATTTCAAAGTGGGAACGAGGCATCAGCCAACCTACTATTGAATATTTAATTGGACTGTCTGAATTCTTCCAAATTACTGTCGATGAATTAATTAAAGTCACCCACAAAGCAATCAAAGAGGAGGAAACAATCATGAAAAAAGCAATTTTTCTAGTTAGTAATTATACCCCATCTAATAATAGCGAATGGGGTAAAGAGGCAAAAGATTATGGAACTAGAGATTTTATTGCCAATCTTAGTAAAATCCACCATATGTATGAATGGCGAGCAGCTAAACCAGCAGAGTTGCCAGAAATTTTAAACAAAGAAAATATCGGCATGATAGCAATAGCACCGACTGTTACCCCGCGATTAAAAGAAATTGAAGCACAATATCCTGGTAAAATTCAAGTGATCTCACCTGCAGAATACGCTAAAATCACCACTAATTTTATCTTGGAACGTTAA
- a CDS encoding sigma-70 family RNA polymerase sigma factor, which translates to MKEKMMNEALVAYDSLFRRILSKEQIYPSHSEYEDCLQEMRFNLIELLHDYRDLEIFKEDYNNSYLFRRFQWLCQDCRRKYLKARHESLESEQATEIVSDFDFIADVELAEMLRQIFSQLNQAEQRALGILLVDSQFVSENQLTLKKAEQDKFSEQSDRHQGTTKKKVPKKISRQLRAYYRKKLRKKVAHQIKESLEKP; encoded by the coding sequence ATGAAAGAAAAAATGATGAATGAAGCGTTAGTAGCGTATGATTCTTTGTTTCGTCGCATTTTGAGTAAAGAGCAAATTTACCCTAGCCACAGCGAATACGAAGATTGTTTGCAGGAAATGCGTTTTAATTTGATTGAGCTGTTACATGATTACAGAGATTTGGAAATCTTTAAAGAAGATTATAACAACAGTTATCTATTTCGCCGCTTTCAATGGTTATGTCAAGATTGTCGTCGTAAGTATTTAAAAGCTCGACATGAAAGCTTAGAAAGTGAACAGGCTACTGAAATTGTCTCAGATTTTGACTTTATCGCAGATGTGGAATTGGCGGAAATGTTGCGACAAATTTTTTCGCAACTTAATCAAGCAGAACAACGGGCTTTGGGAATCTTATTAGTGGATAGTCAATTTGTTTCAGAGAATCAACTGACTTTAAAAAAAGCAGAGCAAGATAAGTTTTCTGAGCAATCTGATCGTCACCAAGGCACTACTAAAAAGAAAGTGCCGAAAAAAATCTCTCGTCAACTTCGCGCTTATTATCGCAAAAAGCTACGAAAAAAAGTCGCCCATCAGATTAAAGAATCACTGGAAAAACCCTAG
- a CDS encoding DUF3788 family protein, whose product MLNYQVFKSAEQPTQTAIKEFMSSENFSLFVALDQYLQEKYQIKPKFSYSNCTMNQNIWRGWNIKYQKSGRSFCTFIRNKTTF is encoded by the coding sequence ATGTTAAACTATCAAGTATTTAAATCAGCAGAACAGCCAACACAAACCGCAATCAAGGAGTTTATGAGCTCCGAAAATTTCTCGCTTTTTGTTGCTTTAGATCAGTATTTGCAAGAAAAATATCAAATCAAACCTAAATTTTCTTATTCCAACTGTACAATGAATCAAAATATTTGGCGAGGTTGGAATATTAAATATCAAAAAAGCGGGCGATCATTTTGTACATTTATCCGCAACAAGACTACTTTTTAG